In the Besnoitia besnoiti strain Bb-Ger1 chromosome XII, whole genome shotgun sequence genome, one interval contains:
- a CDS encoding thrombospondin type 1 domain-containing protein (encoded by transcript BESB_023290): MKEGARRPAPLPRRAFSALLLIAVVSSLLHASADSGGGAHKPWVGNCPRFGFSFQGSSSLLEPAFPSESVSACASRCNNYFPSSSFFLSSSSTLCRGFEYDRRTRLCSLFASLPASPLTRPSPFVASGLSPTKTAGSVCATSCLVSEWSAWGACAVGGAYDGQAPTGGFQRRTRSIRSYPLWGEEKCPVLEELRPCTRGGGDAECAMEGVGVLGWGCEPAGNFAESGTDRHFVPSFEACRSLCLSDPDCTFFSLDRRPRASAGGSTNLLLREGSGNASPEAATSMLCYLVHGAEPGCMFLSERFVSAPRLGGAACPFDCVPGEWSDWSPCSHPCSSEQQSRTRGVKISAKNGGNECQLVESRSCLGSPMYPRVNCAQAECTYSPWSAWSPCSSPCEGGTQERTRAVLAGSESKVCNAVKMIRACNDGVPCSRGGCNASSFGPWSQCSASCEGGQRQRSRQVDFAFNGAGACGTLSPLQVETCNEDVPCAHECEFSPWEEWSACKPTPGAGCGTRTGRRQRHRGILREKKDPFSGRALPCGDQPFLEVEDCLPPTADASSCSDACEMTPWMDWSPCSVTCGEGGWRTRVRSVVKPSLSLSLSALGQTAGCPPTVETAACTQSELPPCPAPSKPEAATGVFGSRSAHPESASSLAGSFFSNGEGAASAGVRTSGQAPLSQSSLIVPAAPSDVAAITRAILLSILITLLVVCLFIYFRKKGMRGRRHIYPLDGGWSTSGSLSGDAEEAASFVMTHGREEADAGAAARAENGAAAADGAGAADPREEEEVESNASEKLAKVDVDQDMSFWDDDDEAQTEEKRSS; the protein is encoded by the exons ATgaaggagggcgcgaggagaccggcgcCCTTGCCCCGGCGGGCGTTTTCCGCGCTTCTCTTGAtcgccgtcgtctcgtctctcttgCACGCCTCCGCGGACTCCGGTGGAGGCGCGCACAAGCCCTGGGTGGGAA ACTGCCCCCGCTTCGGTTTTTCCTTCCAAggctcgtcttcgcttttGGAGCCTGCGTTTCCGTCTGAAAGCGTCAGCGCCTGTGCTTCGCGGTGTAACAACTACTTtccttcgtcctctttctTTTTATCCTCGTCGTCTACGCTCTGCCGCGGGTTCGAGTACGACCGGCGGACTCGTCTCTGTTCGCTCTTtgcctcgctgcctgcgtctccactcacgcgcccgtcgccctTCGTGGCGTCGGGCCTCTCGCCGACGAAAACCGCCGGCAGCGTGTGCGCCACGTCGTGCCTCGTCTCGGAGTGGAGCGCGTGGGGAGCGTGCGCGGTCGGAGGCGCCTACGACGGGCAAGCACCGACCGGCGGCTTccagaggcgcacgcgcagcatcCGCAGCTACCCTCTCTGGGGGGAAGAAAAGTGTCCCGTCCTCGAAGAGCTGAGGCCGTGCACCCgagggggaggcgacgcggagtgCGCAATGgaaggcgtcggcgtcctcggctGGGGCTGCGAGCCCGCAGGAAACTTCGCAGAGAGCG GCACCGACCGTCACTTCGTGCCGAGCTTCGAAGCCTGTCGCAGCTTGTGTCTGTCAGATCCTGACTGCACTTTCTTTTCGCTGGatcgccggcctcgcgcatccgctggcggctccaCGAACCTTCTACtcagagaaggcagcgggAACGCGAGCCCAGAGGCCGCGACATCGATGCTGTGCTACCTCGTCCACGGCGCCGAGCCTGGCTGCATGTTCCTTTCCGAGCGCTTCGTCTCAG CGCCTCGTcttggaggcgcggcgtgccCCTTCGACTGCGTCCCCGGCGAGTGGAGCGACTGGAGCCCTTGCAGCCACCCGTGTAGCTCCGAGCAGCAGTCGAGGACTCGCGGCGTCAAGATCTCAGCAAAAAACGGAGGAAACGAATGCCAACTAGTCGAGTCCCGAAGCTGCCTGGGCAGCCCCATGTACCCCCGAGTCAACTGCG CTCAAGCTGAGTGTACTTACAGCCCGTGGTCCGCGTGGTCGCCCTGCAGCAGCCCGTGCGAAGGCGGGACCcaggagaggacgcgggcgGTGCTGGCGGGCAGCGAGAGCAAGGTCTGCAACGCGGTGAAGATGATTCGCGCATGCAACGACGGAGTTCCCTGTTCTCGAG GCGGCTGCAACGCGAGTTCGTTCGGCCCGTGGTCTCAGtgcagcgcgagctgcgaaGGCGGACAGCGACAGAGGTCTCGGCAAGTCGATTTCGCCTTcaacggcgccggcgcgtgcggcacACTCTCGCCGCTCCAGGTGGAAACCTGCAATGAAGACGTGCCGTGCG CACACGAGTGCGAATTCAGTCCATGGGAGGAGTGGAGCGCTTGCAAGCCGACGCCGGGCGCGGGCTGCGGGACGAGGACCGGccggcgacagagacaccgcggcatcctgcgagagaagaaagatcCCTTCTCGGGGCGGGCGCTGCCCTGCGGCGACCAACCCTTCCTGGAGGTCGAGGACTGCCTTCCGCCCACCGCTGACGCGTCGTCGTGCT CGGACGCGTGCGAGATGACGCCCTGGATGGACTGGTCGCCCTGCAGCGTCAcctgcggcgagggcggctggCGGACGCGCGTCCGCTCAGTCGTGAAGCCTTCGCTTTCCTTGTCTCTCTCGGCCCTGGGGCAGACGGCGGGCTGCCCTCCGACTGTGGAGACCGCGGCGTGCACGCAGAGCGAACTCCCCCCCTGCCCCGCGCCTTCCAAGCCCGAAGCTGCGACAGGCGTCTTTGGATCGA ggAGCGCACATCCGGAGAgcgcttcctccctcgccggttccttcttctcgaatggcgagggcgccgcctcagcaGGTGTCCGTACATCtgggcaggcgccgctcagCCAGTCTTCTCTGATTGTTCCGGCGGCCCCTAGCGACGTCGCAGCCATCACGCGAGCGATTCTGTTGAGTATTCTCATCACGCTTCTGGTCGTTTGCCTCTTCATCTACTTCCGGAAGAAAGG catgcgcggccggcgccacaTCTACCCGCTCGACGGCGGATGGTCAACCTCGGGGTCGCTGtcgggcgacgccgaagaggccgcgagctTCGTGATGACGCacggcagagaggaggcagacgccggagccgcggcgcgcgccgagaacggcgccgcagctgcagacggcgcaggagccgcggacccacgcgaggaggaagaagtcgAGAGCAACGCCAGCGAGAAGCTCGCAAAGGTGGACGTCGACCAAGACATGTCCTTCtgggacgacgacgacgaggcgcagaccgAGGAAAAGCGAAGCAGCTGA
- a CDS encoding hypothetical protein (encoded by transcript BESB_023300) translates to MWIPEKRTGLLEEVSAHLDGAETCSSALTSSAPEASSAKTGASGACGGAPPRPARAIFPPEASPAGWNPGDSLAERARRTEESQEERRALAALSPFAQEIFFAARAVRDPEFPAYTLGDLGVVTPSLVRVENEETLSLRPREASDFAAEGCDRAAGAAEPLAGKGEDRISVSRAAAGAAASASSCAALVRGGGLGMEGRGGEGGGAAAVVTVGFTPTNARCSMASLIGLALRCKLCERFNFISPNCARFSRGAPPEPRTEDEPDDDVAPARRRREEREAAEPEGVNVQTGLERGLATRAGRPAEAAEGQVCRRERQGEPRGRVSSSCSEPRRRRLILDLQVLGHEDEAGLSRQLNDKERVCAALENPHIRELVIAAIQEDEA, encoded by the coding sequence ATGTGGATTCCAGAAAAGCGCACCGGTCTCCTCGAAGAGGTCTCCGCCCACCTAGACGGGGCGGAGACTTGCTCTTCCGCCCTTACCTCCTCAGCCCCTGAGGCGTCGTCTGCAAAGActggcgcctccggcgcgtgcggcggcgcgccgccgcgacctgcGAGGGCGATCTTTCCCCCcgaggcctcgcctgcagggTGGAACCCGGGCGATTcgctcgccgagcgcgcgcggcggaccGAAGAGAGTcaggaggagcgacgcgcgctcgcggcgctgtcgccgtttGCCCAGGAGATTTTCTTTGCCGCTCGAGCCGTCCGCGACCCTGAGTTTCCGGCGTACACTCTGGGTGACCTGGGGGTCGTGACGCCGAGCCTGGTTCGCGtggaaaacgaagagacTCTGAGTCTGCgtccgcgagaggcgagcgacttcgcggcggagggctgcgacagagccgcgggcgcagcagagcctcTGGCTGGCAAAGGCGAAGACCGtatctctgtctctcgagctgctgcgggggccgcggcttcggcctcgagctgcgcggctctggtccgcggcggcggtctaGGAATGGAAGGtagaggaggagaggggggaggcgcggccgccgtggtGACTGTCGGCTTTACGCCGACCAACGCGCGGTGCTCCATGGCGAGTCTGATCGGTCTCGCGCTCCGCTGCAAGCTCTGCGAGCGCTTTAACTTCATTTCCCCCAACTGCGCGCGGTTCTCGAGAGGCGCTCCCCCCGAGCCGCGCACGGAGGACGAGCCCGACGACGacgtggcgccggcgagacgtcgccgcgaagagcgagaagcagcggagcCAGAAGGGGTCAATGTGCAGACGGGCCTCGAGAGGGGGCTCGCGACCCGCGCTGGAAggcccgcagaggccgctgaaGGCCAGGTCtgcaggagggagaggcagggCGAGCCACGCGGGCGTGTGAGTTCGAGTTGCTCCGAgcctcggcgacgccgcctcaTCCTGGATCTGCAGGTCCTGGGCCACGAAGATGAAGCGGGCCTCTCCAGGCAACTGAACGACAAAGAGagagtctgcgccgcgctcgagaACCCGCACATCCGCGAACTCGTCATCGCGGCGATCCAAGAGGACGAAGCGTGA
- a CDS encoding transport protein particle (trapp) component, bet3 protein (encoded by transcript BESB_023310): protein MLNSGGASQPPSYLSAHSSAVSGSSHHHASASSFSAELGVGAPTASGSNPFLSGASGSTASPFSILTPPPREVATSGMLLLQQEVIAYAARRSCGSREEALAVLETAGFQVGVRLLERLSLRLQARVWEQRECLKFICKDLWQILFQKQADRLQTNRRGGYVIQDHSLPWLRRLRPTAASAAASADLHEGAERANVESEALAVKQTEAAVATLTQEPLIHVALVCGIIRGALANMGLTCTVTAEVTASPYCSFQIRIPPS from the coding sequence ATGCTGAAttccggcggcgcctcgcagcctccgTCGTATCTGAGCGCGCATTCGTCTGCCGTATCGGGTTCTTCTCACCAccacgcgtctgcgtcgtccttctccgcggagcTGGGTGTCGGGGCTCCGACAGCATCGGGCTCCAATCCCTTCCTGTCAGGCGCGTCGGGCTCCACGGCGTCTCCGTTCTCGATcttgacgccgccgccgcgggaagTGGCGACGAGCGGCATGCTCCTGCTCCAACAAGAAGTGATTGCATacgctgcgcgacgcagctgcggcagtcgcgaggaggcgctggcggtcCTTGAGACGGCGGGGTTTCAGGTTGGTGTGCGTCTGTTGgagcgtctctcgctgcggctccaGGCCCGCGTGTGGGAACAGCGCGAGTGCCTCAAGTTCATCTGCAAAGACCTCTGGCAAATCCTCTTCCAGAAGCAAGCCGACAGGCTCCAGACGAATCGCCGCGGAGGGTACGTGATTCAGGACCACAGCCTCCCCTGGCTGAGGCGCCTCAGACCcaccgctgcctccgccgccgcgtccgccgatctccacgaaggcgcggagcggGCGAACGTAGAGAGCGAGGCGTTGGCGGTGAAGCAGACCGAGGCCGCAGTCGCGACGCTCACGCAGGAGCCGCTGATTCACGTCGCGCTGGTCTGCGGCAtcatccgcggcgccctcgcgaaCATGGGCTTGACCTGCACGGTGACGGCCGAAGTGACGGCGAGCCCGTACTGCTCTTTTCAGATCCGAATTCCGCCCTCTTGA
- a CDS encoding proteasome maturation factor ump1 protein (encoded by transcript BESB_023320), whose protein sequence is MDYAASASAASAALGVPRAASTVAFPSQFPNRFLHEGVSFNSSSSSLPPPAGCAPSHPLERQQKLHLRERERSEFQRAARLYGLHAPLRLKMEREMCAMTQRLPGLPSSLWGLQTLMGLDEEISAEDYLNREKPDEDELAGFGPGLGIHEKIERRMGI, encoded by the coding sequence ATGGACtacgccgcctccgcctccgccgcgtccgccgctctcggcgtccCCAGAGCGGCCTCCACGGTCGCCTTCCCGTCGCAGTTTCCGAACCGCTTCCTACACGAGGGCGTCTCTTTCaactcctcttcttcctctctgcctccgccagcggGCTGCGCGCCCAGCCACCCCCTGGAGCGCCAGCAGAAGCTGCATCTGCgtgagcgcgagcgcagcgagtttcagcgcgctgcgcggttatacggcctccacgcgcctctgcgcctcaaGATGGAGCGCGAGATGTGCGCCATGACGCAGCGACTCCCAGGcttgccttcttctctctgggGCCTGCAGACCCTCATGGGCCTCGACGAGGAGATCTCGGCGGAAGACTACCTCAACCGCGAGAAGCccgacgaggacgagctcGCCGGATTCGGCCCCGGCCTCGGCATCCACGAAAAGATCGAACGCAGAATGGGCATATAA
- a CDS encoding PUB domain-containing protein (encoded by transcript BESB_023330): MEEANSKEKCEVESLLLEIGEELGRSEVQMQPFVDKLVRDNWLETAESLRSLSAAQWTQLQLPLRLEELLKRRIRSAEEGPSIASSSPSPSPSAPPSASPSFSAASAAPTPVSVVARAPAAEVKSGAEAAKDPNVFEEADFAVVYAAVTDETLFPFSLTEAIERLQLEVPREALAGVLRTLFTVIDGVLAQPSNPKKRRLRKANATFHNQVGRHRAAVQVMEAAGFCEGKMRDPASGALEDFYVMDTAYVMRLTDAHHLLSQLAPHAGVEAPPLPSAGFNPYSSSIVSASGTSYRQIAGKHADQRLVESSKLKEKIKEREQLLQTGGGEEVPLAPAVYALEELRARERAEKAELLRANATRFEEELAAANADKPSLTAADIARIKEIMGDGPSFKSRMRQQLEQLEKRKVFKSCTVRVLLPDRVILQLKFAPHQTLKLVRHHIQQFLHPQLRSAETPFGRWFLCETPPLRKVDLKKTLYEEGFVPNCTLHLKFPDECPPFPLPCLDPEALAQHNLRAPSFSLASSCAAFFASAASSGSASSSSAASPSSPSAAGARATRLEGAGAATSARAPRSPLAAGSAARSQEPVYVLPAQDGQLQPRRLSSASSTSSASSSQAPPSSPSSSGDAQRPRGLEVDALTKKTSIVRNIFRKK; the protein is encoded by the exons ATGGAGGAAGCAAACAGCAAGGAGAAATGCGAG gtGGAAAGTCTCCTTTTGGAGATCGGCGAAGAGTTGGGCCGGTCAGAGGTCCAGATGCAGCCTTTCGTTGACAA GCTGGTACGGGACAACTGGCTCGAAACAGCAG AGAGTCTGCGAAGCCTATCCGCGGCGCAGtggacgcagctgcagctgccgttgcgcctcgaggagctcTTGAAGCGGAGAATCCggtcggcggaggagggcccCTCGATCgcatcttcttctccctctccttctccctctgctcctccgtctgcctcgccgtcgttttctgctgcgtctgccgccccAACGCCGG TCTCGgttgtcgcgcgcgcgcccgcggcggaggtcaagagcggagcggaggcagcgaaagATCCAAACGTTTTTGAGGAAGCAGACTTTGCAGTCGTCTACGCTGCCGTCACTGACGAGACGCTTTTTCCCTTCTCACTCACTGAGGCAATCGAAAGATTGCAACTCGAG GTCCCCcgggaggcgctcgcgggcgtcctCCGCACGCTGTTCACGGTGATTGACGGCGTGCTGGCGCAGCCCTCGAACCCGAAGAAGCGACGCTTGCGCAAGGCGAACGCAACATTCCACAATCAA GTTGGCCGGCACCGCGCGGCAGTGCAGGTGATGGAGGCTGCTGGCTTCTGCGAAGGCAAGATGCGCGACCCAGCCTCTGGCGCCCTCGAGGACTTCTACGTGATGGACACTGCCTACGTGATGAG ACTCACGGACGCGCATCACTTGCTCTCGCAACTCGCGCCTCATGCgggcgtcgaggcgccgcccctgcCCTCAGCGGGCTTCAATCCCTACAGCTCCTCCATCGTCTCAGCTTCCGGCACCTCGTATAG GCAAATCGCGGGCAAACACGCAGATCAGCGGCTGGTTGAGAGCTCCAAACTGAAGGAAAAGATTAAAGAGCGCGAGCAACTCCTTCAG acaggaggaggcgaggaagtgCCTTTGGCGCCGGCCGTCTacgcgctggaggagctccgcgcgcgcgagagagcggagaaggccgAACTGCTTCGCGCGAATGCAACGCGATTCGAAGAggagctcgcggccgccaacGCCGACAAGCCAAGCCTCACAGCCGCAGACATTGCGCGAATCAAAGAG ATCATGGGAGATGGACCGTCGTTCAAGTCGCGCATGCGTCAGCAGCTGGAGCAGCTCGAGAAGCGAAAGGTGTTTAAGAGCTGCACGGTGCGTGTGCTTCTTCCTGACCGCGTTATTCTCCAGCTGAAATTCGCGCCGCACCAGACACTCAAGCTCGTGCGGCACCACATCCAGCAG TTCCTTCATCCGCAGCTGCGGTCCGCCGAGACGCCGTTCGGCCGCTGGTTCCTGTGCGAgactcctccgctgcgcaaAGTCGACCTGAAGAAGACGCTCTACGAGGAAGGTTTCGTGCCCAACTGCACGCTTCACCTCAAGTTTCCAG ACGAGTGTCCGCCCTTCCCGCTTCCCTGCCTCGACcctgaggcgctcgcgcagcacaacctccgcgcgccttctttctccctggcgagctcctgcgcggccttcttcgcctccgctgcgtcctccggCTCTGCGTcatcttcttctgccgcgtcgccctcctctccatcggctgcgggcgctcgcgcgacgcggctcgagggcgctggggcggcgacgagtgcgcgggcgccgaggagtCCGCTGGCGGCCGGGTCGGCTGCGAGGAGTCAGGAGCCGGTGTACGTACTTCCTGCGCAAGacgggcagctgcagcccaGGCGcttgtcttccgcctcttcaacctcttcggcctcttcctcgcaggcacccccgtcgtcgccctccagcTCAGGCGACGCTCAGAGACCGCGGGGACTGGAGGTAGACGCGCTGACCAAGAAGACCTCAATCGTGCGGAATATCTTCAGAAAGAAgtga